Proteins encoded by one window of Streptomyces sp. NBC_01142:
- a CDS encoding inositol monophosphatase family protein, translated as MTTADPLPPQDPPLGAVLDRVLDQAGSEIEAFTRGPELVRFKRSVHGGIEPVTELDLRLQDLITTALEKAWPGLPVIAEEGRESIGPIPDDCVLVDPLDGTVPFLEGSPFFAIAICLVRSGRPVQAIVDLPAYQVRVSATGSALTVTGDLDRLPTFAPDTVLTSPRHTELAARLLPTRTVAAVPTASVKMILVALGRARAAAYLPAARGSAAPWDYAAAALAVHAAGGEVRDPTGRDLARTRPARLDGWLATRHAPRPPGDLKPLMRPAR; from the coding sequence GTGACCACCGCCGATCCCCTTCCTCCGCAGGACCCGCCGCTCGGCGCCGTGCTCGACCGGGTACTGGACCAGGCAGGCTCCGAGATCGAGGCCTTCACCCGTGGCCCGGAACTCGTCCGGTTCAAGCGCAGCGTCCACGGCGGCATCGAACCCGTCACCGAACTCGACCTGCGCCTACAGGACTTGATCACCACCGCACTGGAGAAGGCCTGGCCCGGCTTGCCGGTCATCGCCGAGGAGGGACGCGAAAGCATCGGGCCCATCCCCGACGACTGCGTCCTGGTCGACCCACTCGACGGCACCGTCCCCTTCCTGGAGGGCAGCCCGTTCTTCGCGATCGCCATCTGCCTGGTCCGCTCGGGACGGCCGGTCCAAGCGATCGTGGACCTGCCCGCCTACCAGGTGCGGGTGAGCGCCACCGGATCCGCGCTGACCGTCACCGGAGACCTCGACCGCCTCCCCACGTTCGCCCCGGACACCGTGTTGACCAGCCCCCGCCACACCGAACTGGCCGCCCGGCTGCTGCCCACCCGGACCGTAGCCGCCGTGCCCACGGCCAGCGTCAAGATGATCCTCGTGGCGCTCGGCCGCGCCCGGGCCGCCGCCTACCTTCCCGCCGCCCGCGGCAGCGCGGCACCGTGGGACTACGCCGCCGCCGCGCTGGCAGTCCACGCCGCCGGCGGAGAAGTCCGCGACCCAACGGGCCGCGACCTCGCCCGCACCCGGCCCGCGCGCCTCGACGGGTGGCTGGCCACCCGCCACGCCCCGCGCCCGCCCGGCGACCTCAAGCCCCTGATGCGCCCCGCCCGTTGA
- a CDS encoding polyprenyl synthetase family protein — protein sequence MSDDEVTRQMGSRITQHRDRFQDLFQKYFAQLHASSDAPELSRFAPECLRMVEELALRGGKRQRVAFAYEAANLVPGGAMTVKAVDIAALSIELLQAHLLIHDDIIDNAATRRGGPSTYYAYRDKFPDHPQHALGFAVLAGDLALVLSQQVITEAGLDPWLAQSMAAVQNTAGLSTFIGQVFDLERDFLGVPEEELLHSVCDFKAARSSALAPLQLGLLAAEQDPKEHEPTLRRYSTSFGISGQMRDDYLSLFGNEEVTGKPATADVADGRVTYLIRRTLLAASESEQKILSSVLGHAGATQTDVDKVREIVTAHRVDQSLLADMRRFAELASTEAEQWASWAEADAVAFFRDVPVWGVQRLL from the coding sequence ATGAGCGACGACGAAGTCACCCGGCAGATGGGCAGCCGGATCACACAGCACCGCGACCGCTTCCAGGACCTCTTCCAGAAGTACTTCGCACAACTGCACGCGTCATCCGACGCGCCGGAACTCAGCCGCTTCGCCCCCGAGTGCCTGCGCATGGTCGAGGAGTTGGCCCTACGGGGCGGCAAGCGACAGCGGGTCGCGTTCGCCTACGAAGCCGCGAACCTGGTGCCCGGCGGCGCGATGACGGTGAAGGCGGTGGACATCGCCGCCCTGAGTATCGAGCTGCTGCAGGCACATCTGCTCATCCACGACGACATCATCGACAACGCGGCCACCCGCCGCGGCGGCCCCTCCACGTACTACGCCTACCGCGACAAGTTCCCGGACCATCCTCAGCACGCCCTGGGCTTTGCCGTCCTGGCCGGCGACCTCGCCCTCGTCCTCTCCCAGCAGGTGATCACCGAAGCCGGACTGGATCCGTGGCTGGCCCAGTCGATGGCCGCCGTCCAGAACACGGCCGGCCTGAGCACGTTCATCGGCCAGGTCTTCGACCTCGAGCGGGACTTCCTCGGCGTACCGGAAGAGGAACTGCTGCACTCCGTGTGCGACTTCAAGGCCGCCCGGTCCTCGGCGCTCGCCCCGCTGCAGCTCGGCCTGCTGGCCGCAGAGCAGGACCCGAAGGAGCACGAGCCGACCCTGCGGCGCTACTCCACCTCCTTCGGCATCTCGGGGCAGATGCGCGACGACTACCTGTCGCTCTTCGGGAACGAGGAGGTCACCGGCAAGCCCGCCACGGCCGACGTCGCCGACGGCCGGGTGACCTACCTGATCCGCCGCACTCTTCTCGCCGCGTCGGAGTCCGAGCAGAAGATCCTCTCCTCGGTGTTGGGCCATGCCGGCGCAACGCAGACTGACGTGGACAAGGTCCGCGAGATCGTGACCGCCCACCGCGTTGACCAGAGCCTCCTCGCCGACATGCGCCGCTTCGCCGAGCTGGCCAGCACTGAGGCCGAGCAGTGGGCCTCCTGGGCGGAAGCGGACGCGGTCGCCTTCTTCCGGGACGTGCCCGTGTGGGGCGTCCAGCGGCTGCTGTGA
- a CDS encoding amino acid adenylation domain-containing protein: MSARARLTGRPWPGVAEQIAHWCATTPLAPAVVQGSRTWTYRELEAAAGAIATALQAQLPGPGRVVAVTGPRGFTTVAAWVAVLATRSVLLPVDPGLASAQSARMVSRAGADLVLALDGARVPTADGASVLRLDSGQLGPGGRLPLGEPPQPEEPGYVLFTSGSTGQPKAILGRHRSLAHFLTWLRNALHVQPCDRIGHLAGVGFDVTLREVLLPLSAGATLCLPPPAPLPPAQALAWLADNRITLLHAVPTVARAWLHASDDGIRLPLLRAVLFSGEPLTDTLVARWRTHLDYRGEIVNQYGPTETTLIRCWHRVEEDPVPGIQPLGRPIPGSEAWAEDPPGARVPPGASGEIVLRTMYGTSGYLGASEEEDARFAFGPGGEVIYRTGDLGHLDTDGTLHFHGRLDDQVKIYGVRVHLHAVEAVLEAQPGIHQAAVTAQADADGGAPRLTAHLVLAPGCDAIPGGLRAALLQHLPAAAVPARFLTVDALPRTNSSGKLDRSRLTNPSPSGS, translated from the coding sequence GTGAGCGCCCGGGCACGTCTGACCGGCCGGCCGTGGCCGGGAGTCGCCGAGCAGATAGCCCACTGGTGCGCCACGACCCCGCTGGCACCCGCCGTCGTCCAAGGCAGCCGGACGTGGACCTACCGCGAACTCGAAGCCGCCGCCGGCGCCATCGCTACCGCCCTGCAGGCGCAGTTGCCCGGCCCCGGCCGGGTGGTCGCTGTGACGGGACCCCGCGGCTTCACGACCGTCGCGGCCTGGGTGGCGGTGCTGGCGACGCGGAGTGTGCTCCTGCCTGTCGACCCCGGACTGGCGTCCGCGCAGAGCGCGAGGATGGTGAGCCGGGCCGGCGCCGATCTTGTCCTCGCGCTCGACGGCGCCCGCGTCCCGACTGCGGATGGTGCGAGTGTCCTGCGGCTGGACAGTGGTCAACTCGGCCCCGGCGGACGGCTTCCCCTGGGGGAGCCGCCGCAGCCCGAGGAGCCGGGCTACGTGCTCTTCACCTCCGGCAGCACCGGTCAGCCCAAGGCCATCCTGGGCCGCCATCGCAGCCTCGCGCACTTCCTCACGTGGCTCCGGAACGCTCTCCACGTGCAGCCCTGCGACCGGATCGGGCATCTGGCCGGTGTGGGATTCGACGTCACCCTGCGCGAAGTCCTGCTTCCGCTGTCTGCGGGCGCCACCCTCTGCCTTCCGCCGCCCGCGCCCCTGCCGCCCGCCCAGGCCCTGGCATGGCTGGCCGACAACCGGATCACGCTGCTGCACGCGGTCCCCACCGTCGCCCGCGCCTGGCTCCATGCGAGCGACGACGGTATCCGGCTGCCGCTGCTGAGGGCGGTGCTGTTCAGCGGGGAGCCGCTCACCGACACCCTGGTCGCACGCTGGCGGACGCACCTGGACTACCGGGGCGAGATCGTCAACCAGTACGGGCCGACCGAGACCACCCTCATCCGGTGCTGGCACCGCGTCGAAGAAGACCCGGTGCCGGGCATCCAGCCGCTGGGCCGTCCGATCCCCGGCAGCGAGGCCTGGGCGGAGGACCCCCCGGGCGCACGGGTCCCGCCCGGCGCATCCGGCGAGATCGTGCTGCGCACCATGTACGGCACCAGCGGCTACCTCGGCGCCAGCGAAGAAGAAGACGCCCGGTTCGCCTTCGGCCCCGGCGGCGAGGTCATCTACCGCACCGGCGACCTCGGGCACCTGGACACCGACGGCACTCTGCACTTCCACGGGCGTCTGGACGACCAGGTCAAGATCTACGGCGTGCGAGTCCACCTGCACGCCGTCGAAGCCGTTCTCGAAGCGCAGCCTGGCATCCACCAGGCGGCCGTGACCGCCCAGGCGGACGCCGACGGCGGCGCGCCACGGCTGACCGCCCACCTTGTTCTCGCACCCGGATGCGACGCGATCCCCGGCGGACTACGCGCCGCCCTCCTCCAGCACCTCCCGGCGGCCGCCGTACCGGCCCGCTTCCTCACGGTCGACGCACTGCCCCGCACGAACTCCAGCGGCAAGCTCGACCGCTCCCGACTGACCAACCCGTCCCCGTCCGGCAGCTGA
- a CDS encoding 3-dehydroquinate synthase: MSTASSSSRLAVDASDNIFTVTAHRADTYRIHLAEGLATDGLSDRLGSLAAQLAAPEIVIVIDTGAAEHHLGAITAAVVSTGLRFRTVPVPAGEHSKSPDGLSNLIRALHQHGATRRTLLLGVGGGVVCDLVTAAAALYMRGMPYALVPTTVLAQVDAAIGGKGGIDYGAAKNLLGAFHHPAGVYIDPALTSTLPDRHIRAGLAEVIKVALIINPQLFATLERTANPLPDGQALTGIVRDAIAAKLLLLAPDPFEQKDLRRLLNLGHCVGHPYEAATGYRILHGEAVAAGTAIAAAHAYLTGETELEDRDRVLGLLAAYQLPLTIPDEMRDAVWDGIATVRRIRNGPLHLVLPHHPGHCTITDDIDRPAFDKALNDLAARP; the protein is encoded by the coding sequence GTGAGTACCGCGTCCTCCTCGTCCCGGCTGGCCGTCGACGCCAGCGACAACATCTTCACCGTCACCGCCCACCGGGCCGACACCTACCGCATCCACCTGGCGGAAGGGCTCGCCACGGACGGGCTCAGCGACCGCCTCGGCTCACTCGCCGCCCAGTTGGCGGCTCCGGAGATCGTCATCGTGATCGACACGGGCGCGGCCGAGCACCACTTGGGCGCCATCACGGCCGCCGTGGTGAGCACCGGACTACGGTTCCGCACCGTGCCGGTCCCGGCCGGGGAGCACAGCAAGTCCCCTGACGGCCTGAGCAACCTGATCCGCGCCCTGCACCAGCACGGAGCAACCCGCCGCACGCTGCTCCTGGGGGTGGGAGGCGGCGTGGTGTGCGACCTGGTCACGGCCGCAGCGGCCCTCTACATGCGGGGCATGCCGTACGCGCTGGTACCCACCACGGTTCTGGCCCAGGTCGACGCCGCGATCGGCGGAAAGGGAGGCATCGACTACGGCGCGGCGAAGAACCTGCTCGGCGCCTTCCACCACCCCGCCGGGGTCTACATCGACCCGGCGCTGACCTCCACCCTCCCCGACCGGCACATCCGGGCCGGACTGGCCGAAGTGATCAAGGTTGCGCTGATCATCAACCCCCAGCTCTTCGCCACCCTGGAGAGGACCGCGAACCCCCTGCCGGACGGCCAAGCGCTGACCGGGATCGTCCGCGACGCCATCGCGGCGAAGCTGCTGCTGCTCGCTCCGGACCCGTTCGAGCAGAAGGACCTGCGGCGGCTGCTGAACCTCGGGCACTGCGTCGGGCACCCCTACGAGGCGGCCACCGGCTACCGGATCCTGCACGGCGAAGCCGTCGCCGCCGGCACCGCCATCGCAGCCGCGCACGCCTACCTCACCGGGGAGACCGAGCTCGAGGACCGCGACCGCGTCCTGGGCCTGCTGGCCGCCTACCAGCTGCCCCTCACCATCCCCGACGAAATGCGGGACGCGGTGTGGGACGGCATCGCCACGGTGCGCCGGATCCGCAACGGCCCCCTTCACCTCGTCCTGCCGCACCATCCCGGCCACTGCACCATCACCGACGACATCGACCGTCCCGCCTTCGACAAGGCCCTCAACGACCTGGCGGCCCGCCCATGA
- the uppS gene encoding polyprenyl diphosphate synthase produces MGRPAAAVNSGGPRHVGIVLDGNRRWAKEHGLSASDGHRIGFGRIPQVLSWCEESGIPLVTLWMLSTENLRRDPAEVEALMEIITGAVLQLSWAGRWRIRHLGEGDALPPRVAQAVRHAEQASADAPDTLTVNLAIAYGGRLEIASAVRRLMAGWAREGVPADEAAKHLTVEDLSRAISDGQPDPDLLIRTSGERRSSGFLLWGGVGAELWFTPTYWPDFTRQHLTQALTHYREAHRR; encoded by the coding sequence GTGGGGCGTCCAGCGGCTGCTGTGAACTCCGGCGGGCCGCGGCACGTCGGCATCGTCCTGGACGGCAACCGGCGCTGGGCGAAGGAGCACGGCCTGTCCGCCTCCGACGGGCACCGGATCGGCTTCGGCCGGATTCCGCAGGTCCTGTCGTGGTGCGAGGAGAGCGGCATCCCCCTGGTCACCTTGTGGATGCTCTCCACCGAGAACCTGCGCCGCGACCCGGCCGAAGTCGAGGCGCTGATGGAGATCATCACCGGTGCTGTCCTGCAGCTGTCGTGGGCCGGCCGGTGGCGCATCCGTCATCTGGGTGAAGGCGACGCTCTTCCGCCCCGTGTGGCGCAAGCGGTCCGACACGCTGAGCAGGCCAGTGCCGACGCGCCGGACACGCTGACGGTGAACCTGGCCATCGCCTACGGAGGACGCCTTGAGATCGCCAGCGCCGTCCGCCGTCTCATGGCGGGCTGGGCCCGCGAGGGCGTTCCCGCCGACGAGGCCGCCAAGCACCTCACCGTCGAGGACCTGAGCCGCGCGATCAGCGACGGCCAGCCCGACCCGGACCTCCTCATCCGCACGTCCGGTGAACGCCGCAGCTCTGGCTTCCTGCTCTGGGGCGGCGTCGGCGCCGAGCTGTGGTTCACCCCCACCTACTGGCCCGACTTCACCCGCCAGCACCTCACCCAGGCCCTGACCCACTACCGGGAGGCACACCGCCGATGA
- a CDS encoding isoprenyl transferase, with protein sequence MALRALRAALEAVYVRRLARKVEGLPRPRHVAIMLDGNRRWARGAGHDDPREGYRVGGAKVGDFLRWCDAAQIEHVTLWMLSDDNLHRPANELGPLIEIIEETVQSICAADEQWRIEIIGSLDLLPGESASVLKDAADRTTGRTGLKVDVAVGYGGRREIVDAVKTAFEKHTAAGGDPQELAENFDLEHISDNLYSPAGRDTDFIIRTSGEQRLSGFLLWQSAYAEVHFVEVLWPAFRQIDLLRALRSYAARERRYGR encoded by the coding sequence GTGGCACTCAGGGCGCTTCGCGCGGCATTGGAAGCGGTGTACGTCAGGCGCCTGGCCCGCAAGGTGGAAGGCCTCCCCCGCCCGCGGCACGTCGCGATCATGCTGGACGGCAACCGCCGCTGGGCCCGCGGAGCCGGGCACGACGATCCTCGTGAGGGCTACCGTGTCGGCGGGGCCAAGGTCGGCGACTTCCTGCGCTGGTGCGACGCCGCCCAGATCGAGCACGTCACGCTGTGGATGCTCTCCGACGACAACCTGCACCGGCCCGCGAACGAGCTCGGCCCGCTGATCGAGATCATCGAAGAGACCGTCCAGAGCATCTGCGCGGCCGACGAGCAGTGGCGCATCGAGATCATCGGCTCGCTGGACCTGCTGCCGGGCGAAAGCGCGAGCGTCCTGAAGGACGCGGCCGACCGCACCACCGGCCGCACCGGGCTCAAGGTCGACGTCGCCGTCGGGTACGGCGGCCGCCGCGAGATCGTCGACGCCGTCAAGACCGCCTTCGAGAAGCACACCGCCGCGGGCGGGGACCCGCAGGAGCTCGCGGAGAACTTCGACCTCGAGCACATCTCCGACAACCTGTACTCCCCGGCGGGCCGCGACACCGACTTCATCATCCGCACCTCCGGCGAACAGCGGCTGTCCGGGTTCCTGCTGTGGCAGTCCGCCTACGCGGAGGTGCACTTCGTCGAGGTCCTGTGGCCGGCGTTCCGGCAGATCGACCTGCTGCGCGCGCTGCGCTCGTACGCGGCGCGGGAACGCCGCTATGGCCGGTGA
- a CDS encoding SDR family oxidoreductase, which translates to MGAELTGTAALVTGASSGIGRATAHRLARLGATVALLARRAEALEQVCCEIRSAGGEAFAVCADLADAARAEQAVAEVVDTAGRLDMLINCAGTAHLSTFADDAPSRWQSMIDTNLSGTLNISHAALSHLADAAASSDRGTADLVTVGSTAGRQGSPGTSVYAATKQAVTAWSEGLRRELAPAGVRVGLIQPGLVDTPLARSLGAGPGQGLNAEDVADAVAYVVTRPAGVAVAELLVRATGR; encoded by the coding sequence ATGGGGGCTGAACTGACGGGCACCGCGGCGCTGGTCACCGGCGCGTCAAGCGGCATCGGACGGGCAACGGCACACCGGCTGGCGCGCCTGGGGGCGACGGTGGCGCTCCTCGCCCGCCGGGCCGAGGCCCTGGAACAGGTGTGCTGTGAGATCCGCAGCGCCGGCGGCGAGGCCTTCGCCGTCTGCGCGGATCTCGCTGATGCCGCCAGGGCCGAACAGGCGGTCGCCGAGGTCGTCGACACGGCGGGCAGGCTGGACATGCTGATCAACTGCGCAGGGACCGCGCATCTCAGCACCTTCGCCGACGACGCGCCGAGCCGTTGGCAGTCCATGATCGACACCAACCTGAGCGGAACGCTCAACATCTCCCACGCCGCGCTATCGCACCTGGCGGACGCCGCCGCCTCGTCCGACCGCGGGACGGCAGACCTCGTGACCGTCGGGTCGACAGCCGGGCGACAGGGCAGTCCGGGCACCAGCGTGTACGCGGCGACGAAGCAGGCCGTCACCGCGTGGAGCGAGGGGCTGCGCCGGGAACTCGCCCCCGCTGGCGTACGGGTGGGCCTCATCCAGCCCGGCCTCGTCGACACACCCCTCGCTCGGAGCCTTGGAGCCGGCCCGGGGCAGGGCCTGAACGCCGAAGACGTCGCAGACGCGGTCGCCTACGTCGTCACCCGGCCAGCCGGCGTGGCGGTAGCCGAACTTCTCGTACGCGCCACAGGCAGGTAG
- a CDS encoding NUDIX hydrolase, translated as MTEERDPLAWTLKSERPEPAGYLKVRCRTYTQPNGKDSDWDILQGPRTVALVAFTEDGQGILVRQYRPGPGKVLAELPGGLVGSEEDVVAAGIRELLEETGFQAGTAEVVMQTFLASYATHVRYAVLARDCRKVAEPTPDAEEFVEPVTLPQDEYVAHLLGGQYTDADMGLAGLVAAGLLKQTG; from the coding sequence GTGACTGAAGAACGCGACCCGTTGGCGTGGACGCTGAAGAGCGAGCGTCCCGAGCCCGCCGGCTACCTGAAGGTGCGCTGCCGCACCTACACCCAGCCCAACGGCAAGGACTCCGACTGGGACATTCTGCAAGGGCCCCGGACGGTCGCCCTGGTGGCGTTCACCGAAGACGGCCAGGGCATTCTCGTCCGCCAGTACCGCCCCGGCCCGGGCAAGGTCCTGGCCGAGCTCCCCGGCGGCCTCGTCGGGTCCGAGGAGGACGTGGTGGCCGCCGGGATCCGGGAGCTGCTCGAGGAGACCGGCTTCCAGGCGGGGACGGCCGAGGTCGTCATGCAGACCTTCCTGGCGTCCTACGCCACCCACGTCCGGTATGCGGTGCTGGCCCGGGACTGCCGCAAGGTCGCCGAGCCGACCCCGGACGCGGAGGAGTTCGTCGAACCGGTGACTCTGCCGCAGGACGAGTACGTGGCCCATCTCCTCGGCGGTCAGTACACCGACGCGGACATGGGCTTGGCCGGACTAGTGGCGGCGGGCCTGCTCAAGCAGACAGGTTGA
- a CDS encoding thiamine pyrophosphate-dependent enzyme: protein MNPPSNAPTTTELSTIAMGLRAFVFAANKHPGGASSATEAITSLFFSGTTTLADASPDKDRLIYSKGHAAAPWYGALWALGAMPGTTWQQAAGFGQVGHPVPRMPVRGAVPGMEMSTGALGQGLSYGVGLALADRRAGRSTRTFVLLGDGECTEGQVWEAAMTADRLGLRNLVALVDANGSGSVIKLPREQWAARWEGFGWRTIAVDGHDLGAITAALREESDRPTAIILNTIKGYGLAAEVEGSNTLSADVAAEHLPDWDTAGLIDAALEAIDRYFPDAALRRRGQAAPASLLPTRPSRAELLSRVTGYEAGTAVVAKKALGGELAVELAGLPMLWMAPDAIRNSGLLPRMEEVGSWDWQTPDADVLQCAIAEQDAASLAAGAASAGLWSVLFSMEGFYWRMLDQIRESVAFPQVPVLLVGTSGGLGDPLGPMVQSDGCLAALLAIGDLEVFEAADINTAKLLALEALSSGRPAYLRLPHEAVPVRHTLEELAGRPLHEGVFTLVDDPDPDLVILTAGALRERAVEAGQALSGQDARRVRVLEIISPTRFAALTPGRLLELIPAHAAAVSVHNAPSSVLGNLLPHARGGIGEARIGVDTYGIAGWPQDALYEAAGLTTDAIVDRIRKEYA, encoded by the coding sequence ATGAATCCCCCCAGCAACGCGCCGACCACCACGGAGCTGAGCACCATCGCGATGGGCCTGCGGGCCTTCGTCTTTGCCGCGAACAAGCACCCCGGCGGCGCCTCCTCCGCCACCGAGGCCATCACCTCGCTGTTCTTCTCCGGCACCACGACCCTCGCCGACGCCAGCCCGGACAAGGACCGCCTGATCTACTCCAAGGGACACGCGGCCGCGCCCTGGTACGGGGCGCTGTGGGCGCTCGGCGCGATGCCCGGCACGACCTGGCAGCAGGCCGCCGGCTTCGGGCAGGTCGGGCACCCCGTGCCACGGATGCCGGTACGGGGCGCGGTGCCGGGCATGGAGATGAGCACCGGGGCGCTGGGCCAAGGACTGTCCTACGGCGTGGGTCTGGCGCTGGCCGACCGTCGCGCGGGCCGCTCGACCCGGACCTTCGTGCTCCTGGGCGACGGGGAGTGCACCGAGGGCCAGGTGTGGGAGGCGGCGATGACCGCCGACCGGCTGGGACTGCGCAACCTCGTCGCGCTCGTGGACGCCAACGGCTCCGGGAGCGTCATCAAGTTGCCGCGCGAGCAGTGGGCAGCGCGCTGGGAGGGCTTCGGCTGGCGCACGATCGCGGTCGACGGCCACGACCTCGGTGCCATCACCGCGGCACTGCGCGAGGAGAGTGACCGGCCGACGGCGATCATCCTGAACACGATCAAGGGTTACGGTCTGGCCGCCGAGGTCGAGGGGTCCAACACCCTCAGCGCGGACGTGGCTGCCGAGCACCTGCCCGACTGGGACACCGCCGGGCTGATCGACGCGGCGCTGGAGGCCATCGACCGGTACTTCCCCGACGCGGCGCTTCGCCGGCGCGGGCAAGCCGCCCCAGCGTCCTTGCTACCCACTCGCCCCAGCCGGGCGGAGCTGTTGTCGAGGGTGACGGGCTACGAGGCCGGTACGGCCGTGGTGGCGAAGAAGGCGCTCGGCGGCGAACTAGCCGTCGAACTGGCCGGCCTGCCGATGCTGTGGATGGCGCCCGACGCCATCCGCAACTCCGGTCTCCTCCCGCGGATGGAGGAGGTCGGTTCGTGGGACTGGCAGACGCCGGACGCGGACGTCCTGCAGTGCGCGATCGCCGAGCAGGACGCCGCCTCCCTCGCGGCCGGCGCCGCGAGTGCCGGCCTGTGGTCGGTGCTGTTCTCCATGGAGGGGTTCTACTGGCGGATGCTCGACCAGATCCGCGAGTCGGTCGCCTTCCCCCAGGTGCCGGTCCTGCTGGTCGGCACCTCCGGCGGCCTCGGCGACCCGCTCGGCCCGATGGTCCAGTCCGACGGCTGTCTCGCCGCTCTCCTGGCCATCGGCGACCTGGAAGTCTTCGAGGCCGCCGACATCAACACCGCCAAGCTCCTCGCTCTGGAGGCCCTGTCCTCGGGCCGGCCCGCCTACCTGCGGCTGCCCCATGAGGCGGTCCCCGTACGGCACACGCTGGAAGAGCTCGCCGGCCGTCCGCTGCACGAGGGCGTGTTCACGCTCGTCGACGACCCCGACCCCGATCTCGTCATCCTGACCGCCGGCGCCCTGCGCGAGCGCGCCGTCGAAGCCGGACAGGCCCTGTCCGGACAGGACGCCAGGCGCGTCCGGGTCCTGGAGATCATCAGCCCGACGCGTTTCGCCGCGCTCACCCCCGGCCGCCTGCTGGAGCTGATCCCCGCGCACGCCGCCGCGGTCAGCGTCCACAACGCGCCGTCATCTGTACTCGGCAACCTGCTGCCCCACGCCCGCGGCGGAATCGGCGAGGCCCGCATCGGCGTGGACACCTACGGCATCGCCGGATGGCCCCAGGACGCCCTGTACGAGGCCGCCGGACTGACCACCGACGCCATCGTCGACCGCATCCGCAAGGAGTACGCGTGA
- a CDS encoding N-acetylglucosamine kinase gives MTSPQPARAWLLLEGGGSHTWAATATGYTILTTTEGPSTNPRSVGEERAVHTLVDLIDQVWDDPATAPLGVVAAHGAASTRAAAGDFAALVRRALALVGPMAAPVLVTNDLTPLLLSAGGPVCVANCGTGTGFAARNGARWARSSGLEWLLSDEGGGHDLGTAGLRAAVRALDGRGPDTALTGLAQAWCAESDHAGGDLSEHLFFHVYREEGAKSLVATFAQHVLEAAEDGDAVAGRLVENAAAELAAGATSVCRATGITTGTDYTLLLSGSLLTEATFLRGHFMTWAHENLPPTALRQHTPKSRPEDLLRLRDLWLTPEALPPLTSAMPTHADPAPSTAEGTSA, from the coding sequence ATGACCTCGCCACAGCCCGCCCGGGCCTGGCTGCTCCTCGAAGGGGGCGGCAGCCACACCTGGGCGGCCACCGCCACCGGCTACACCATCCTCACCACCACCGAGGGCCCGTCCACCAACCCCCGGTCGGTCGGCGAGGAGCGCGCCGTCCACACCCTCGTCGACCTCATCGACCAGGTCTGGGACGACCCGGCCACGGCCCCCCTCGGTGTTGTGGCCGCGCACGGCGCCGCCTCCACCCGCGCGGCGGCCGGGGACTTCGCCGCCCTGGTACGCCGCGCCCTGGCCCTCGTCGGGCCGATGGCCGCGCCGGTGCTGGTCACCAACGACCTCACCCCTCTTCTCCTGTCCGCAGGGGGCCCGGTGTGCGTGGCCAACTGCGGCACCGGCACCGGCTTCGCCGCACGCAACGGCGCCCGCTGGGCGCGCTCCTCGGGCCTGGAGTGGCTGCTCTCCGACGAAGGCGGAGGCCACGACCTGGGCACCGCGGGGTTGCGCGCTGCTGTCCGCGCCCTGGACGGACGGGGCCCGGACACCGCCCTGACCGGCCTGGCCCAGGCATGGTGCGCCGAGTCGGACCACGCCGGCGGTGACCTGAGCGAGCACCTCTTCTTCCACGTCTACCGCGAGGAGGGCGCCAAGTCGCTGGTCGCGACCTTCGCCCAGCACGTCCTGGAGGCCGCCGAGGACGGTGACGCCGTGGCCGGGCGGCTCGTCGAGAACGCCGCCGCCGAACTGGCCGCCGGTGCCACCTCCGTGTGCCGGGCCACGGGAATCACCACCGGCACGGACTACACCCTGCTGCTGTCCGGCTCCCTGCTGACGGAGGCCACCTTCCTGCGGGGCCACTTCATGACTTGGGCCCACGAGAACCTCCCGCCCACCGCACTTCGCCAGCACACCCCCAAGAGCCGACCGGAGGACCTGCTCCGCCTGCGGGATCTATGGCTGACCCCGGAAGCCCTGCCGCCGCTGACCTCGGCCATGCCGACCCACGCCGACCCCGCTCCCTCGACGGCCGAAGGAACAAGCGCGTGA